From the genome of Kaistella daneshvariae, one region includes:
- a CDS encoding inorganic pyrophosphatase — MIPNFKAHPWHGIPVGEEAPNVVNVFVEIVPSDTIKYEVDKQSGYLKVDRPQQFSNIIPALYGFVPRTYCHDEVLKLAIESGATDVNSGDLDPLDICVLSSHNIHAGGLLMEAIPIGGFKMIDKGEADDKIVAVMKGDHAFGHFRDITELPQAEVKRLMHYFLTYKNLPDEPAKCRIQEVYGAEHAKDVITASQKDYADKFGG; from the coding sequence ATGATACCTAATTTTAAAGCACATCCGTGGCACGGGATTCCGGTCGGCGAGGAAGCTCCAAATGTTGTAAATGTATTCGTGGAAATTGTTCCCAGCGATACGATAAAATATGAAGTTGATAAACAAAGTGGTTATCTGAAAGTTGACCGTCCACAGCAGTTTTCCAACATTATTCCGGCTTTATACGGTTTTGTTCCAAGAACCTATTGCCATGATGAAGTGTTGAAATTAGCGATTGAAAGTGGTGCAACCGACGTTAATTCTGGTGATTTAGATCCTTTGGATATCTGCGTTTTGAGCTCGCATAACATCCACGCAGGCGGATTGTTGATGGAAGCTATCCCAATCGGTGGTTTTAAAATGATCGACAAGGGTGAAGCTGATGATAAAATTGTGGCGGTAATGAAAGGCGACCACGCTTTTGGCCATTTCCGCGACATTACAGAGTTGCCACAAGCTGAAGTAAAACGCTTGATGCACTATTTCCTGACTTACAAAAATTTGCCAGATGAGCCGGCAAAATGTAGAATTCAGGAAGTTTACGGAGCGGAACATGCTAAAGATGTAATTACCGCTTCGCAGAAAGATTACGCTGATAAATTCGGCGGATAA
- a CDS encoding CorA family divalent cation transporter: MAIELLFKNSKCEWVDVEHPTEEDFAYLQQRYQINSLLLEDTVDVNHLPKFEQDGDVEFFLMRENTQSERTNLNTISDVSTKLSVFLLDKVIITIHRMNNRSIYEFKKEILLPENKDISRDTIALNLALKVMKSYDDESNNLMEIMDQLENEIFLKNTNHSTHIRRLYRLKRKSGLNARILNISSVWVEKFKMLDLKDASVTDLKDKYKDVVADFDHLNSQVTNLISMFLAMSDQKANQVMKVLAIYSMYFFPITFIAGIYGMNFDVMPELHTEYGYYFTLGIMGLLSLITFVYVRKKGW; the protein is encoded by the coding sequence ATGGCGATAGAACTACTTTTTAAGAATTCGAAGTGCGAATGGGTGGATGTGGAGCATCCTACCGAAGAAGATTTCGCTTATCTGCAGCAGCGATATCAGATCAACAGTCTGCTTTTGGAAGATACGGTGGATGTGAATCACTTGCCAAAATTTGAGCAGGACGGAGATGTTGAATTTTTTTTGATGCGCGAAAATACGCAGTCGGAAAGGACTAATTTGAATACGATCAGCGATGTTTCAACGAAGCTGAGCGTTTTTCTGCTGGATAAAGTGATCATCACCATTCACCGCATGAACAACCGAAGTATTTATGAATTTAAAAAAGAAATTCTGCTGCCGGAAAATAAAGATATTTCGCGCGATACCATTGCTCTGAATCTTGCTTTAAAGGTGATGAAATCCTACGATGACGAGTCTAATAATCTGATGGAAATCATGGACCAGCTGGAAAACGAAATATTTTTAAAAAATACGAATCATTCCACTCACATCAGGCGTTTGTACCGTTTGAAAAGAAAATCCGGGCTGAATGCGAGAATTTTAAATATTTCATCTGTTTGGGTTGAAAAATTTAAAATGTTGGATTTGAAAGATGCCTCCGTTACCGATTTGAAAGATAAATATAAAGATGTTGTCGCAGATTTTGACCATCTGAATTCGCAGGTTACCAACTTAATTTCGATGTTTCTGGCGATGAGCGACCAAAAAGCAAACCAGGTGATGAAAGTGCTCGCCATCTATTCGATGTATTTTTTCCCGATTACGTTTATTGCGGGAATTTACGGGATGAATTTCGACGTGATGCCGGAACTTCATACGGAATACGGTTATTATTTTACACTCGGAATCATGGGTTTACTTTCGTTGATCACTTTTGTATATGTGCGAAAAAAAGGCTGGTAA
- a CDS encoding sodium-translocating pyrophosphatase produces MDLFILVPVFGILALIYTFVQSAWVQKQNAGNDRMKEISGHIADGAMAFLKAEYKIMLYFVVIVAVLLALMGASNENSHWTIGVSFILGAILSALAGFIGMRIATKANVRTAEAAKTSLSKALKVSFTGGSVMGMGVAGLAVLGLGGLYLILKQIFAPGAGVDSVEMERTIEILTGFSLGAESIALFARVGGGIYTKAADVGADLVGKVEAGIPEDDPRNPATIADNVGDNVGDVAGMGADLFGSYVATVLATMVLGRETFSDDAFGGFAPILLPMLIAGTGIIFSMVGTLFVKISENTELDTAPVQNALNLGNWGSIVLTAISSYFLVNYLMPDTMSLRGHEFTKMGVFGAIMVGLLVGTLMSIITEYYTAMGKRPVKSIIKQSSTGHATNIIGGISVGMESTFLPILVLAGGIYGSYLCAGLYGVAIAAAGMMATTAMQLAIDAFGPIADNAGGIAEMSELPKEVREKTDILDAVGNTTAATGKGFAIASAALTALALFAAFVGIAGIDGIDIYRADVLAGLFVGAMIPFIFSSLAIKAVGEAAMAMVEEVRRQFREIPGILEGKAVPEYEKCVAISTDASIRKMLLPGAIAIISPLLMGFIFGPEVLGGFLAGATVSGVLMGMFQNNAGGAWDNAKKSFEKGVDINGEMHYKGSDPHKASVTGDTVGDPFKDTSGPSMNILIKLMSIVSLVIAPTLAILHKDTIESNRAEKLESLQKMSGAAVQPVVVEGMDAGVPAAVAVGTLNADGDYVYDTGAIQEVKVGDKAIALGENSQLYALNNGLKLQDKSLLVPDRWYTVENLFFESGSSNLKPGAEQQLQNLADILNAYPNSKIKLGGYTDNTGNEDTNMKLSNLRAQSAKLKLLELGIASDRIEAEGYGSQFPICEANDTDECKAQNRRIAVRVLNF; encoded by the coding sequence ATGGATTTATTTATTTTGGTACCAGTCTTTGGTATTCTCGCCTTAATTTACACTTTCGTCCAGAGTGCCTGGGTGCAAAAGCAAAATGCCGGAAACGACCGTATGAAAGAAATCAGCGGTCACATTGCCGATGGTGCGATGGCATTTTTGAAAGCCGAATACAAAATCATGCTTTATTTCGTGGTAATTGTAGCGGTTTTACTTGCATTAATGGGTGCTTCCAATGAAAATTCGCACTGGACAATTGGTGTTTCATTTATTTTAGGAGCCATTCTTTCTGCTTTAGCAGGTTTTATCGGCATGCGTATCGCAACTAAAGCAAATGTTAGAACTGCAGAAGCTGCAAAAACTTCCCTTTCGAAAGCGCTGAAAGTTTCTTTCACCGGCGGTTCTGTTATGGGAATGGGTGTTGCCGGTTTGGCGGTTTTAGGTTTAGGCGGATTATATTTAATCCTTAAACAAATTTTTGCACCAGGCGCAGGAGTGGATTCCGTAGAAATGGAAAGAACCATCGAAATTTTGACCGGGTTTTCTTTGGGTGCAGAATCAATAGCACTTTTTGCCCGTGTGGGTGGTGGTATTTATACCAAAGCCGCTGACGTTGGTGCTGACCTCGTCGGAAAAGTAGAAGCGGGAATTCCGGAAGATGATCCGCGAAATCCTGCAACCATTGCAGATAACGTGGGTGATAATGTTGGTGATGTCGCCGGTATGGGCGCCGATTTATTTGGTTCTTACGTGGCTACAGTTTTAGCAACGATGGTTTTAGGCCGTGAAACTTTCTCTGATGACGCTTTTGGCGGTTTTGCACCGATTCTTTTACCAATGCTAATCGCCGGTACCGGAATTATTTTCTCGATGGTGGGAACCTTATTTGTGAAAATCAGTGAAAATACTGAATTAGATACAGCGCCGGTTCAGAATGCTTTAAACCTCGGGAACTGGGGAAGTATCGTTCTTACTGCGATTTCTTCTTATTTTTTAGTAAATTATCTAATGCCAGACACCATGTCGCTTCGTGGACATGAATTCACCAAAATGGGCGTTTTCGGTGCCATCATGGTTGGTCTACTAGTGGGCACGCTGATGAGCATTATCACTGAGTATTATACCGCGATGGGCAAACGTCCGGTAAAAAGCATTATTAAGCAATCTTCAACAGGTCACGCTACCAATATTATTGGCGGTATTTCCGTGGGAATGGAATCTACTTTCCTTCCCATTTTGGTGCTTGCAGGCGGTATTTACGGTTCTTATTTGTGCGCTGGATTATACGGTGTGGCGATTGCAGCTGCCGGAATGATGGCTACTACTGCAATGCAACTTGCAATTGATGCTTTCGGACCGATTGCTGATAATGCGGGTGGAATTGCTGAAATGAGTGAATTACCAAAAGAAGTTCGTGAAAAGACAGATATTTTAGATGCTGTCGGAAACACCACAGCGGCAACCGGAAAAGGTTTTGCAATCGCTTCAGCAGCCTTGACAGCACTTGCTTTATTTGCTGCTTTCGTTGGTATTGCGGGAATTGATGGAATTGATATTTACCGTGCGGATGTTCTCGCCGGATTATTTGTTGGTGCCATGATTCCATTCATTTTCTCTTCCTTAGCCATAAAAGCAGTAGGAGAGGCAGCAATGGCAATGGTGGAAGAAGTTCGCCGTCAGTTCCGCGAAATTCCGGGAATTTTAGAAGGAAAAGCTGTTCCGGAATATGAAAAATGCGTAGCTATTTCCACCGACGCTTCGATTAGAAAAATGTTGTTGCCGGGCGCAATTGCCATTATTTCTCCGTTATTGATGGGCTTTATTTTCGGTCCTGAAGTTTTAGGTGGATTTTTAGCAGGAGCTACGGTTTCCGGAGTTTTGATGGGAATGTTCCAGAACAACGCTGGTGGTGCTTGGGATAATGCCAAAAAATCATTCGAAAAAGGGGTAGATATTAACGGCGAAATGCATTACAAAGGCTCAGATCCGCACAAAGCTTCTGTAACTGGTGATACTGTTGGTGATCCGTTCAAAGATACTTCAGGTCCGTCCATGAATATTTTAATTAAATTAATGTCCATCGTTTCTTTGGTAATCGCACCAACGCTTGCGATTTTGCATAAAGACACCATCGAGAGCAACAGAGCTGAAAAACTGGAATCACTTCAAAAAATGTCCGGTGCTGCCGTTCAACCGGTTGTCGTTGAAGGTATGGATGCTGGCGTTCCCGCAGCTGTTGCGGTTGGAACTTTAAACGCTGATGGTGATTATGTGTACGACACTGGTGCTATTCAGGAAGTAAAAGTTGGTGATAAAGCCATCGCGCTGGGTGAAAACAGCCAGTTGTACGCACTTAATAACGGCTTGAAGTTACAGGATAAATCGCTTTTGGTGCCAGACCGTTGGTATACGGTGGAAAATTTATTTTTCGAAAGCGGCAGCAGTAATTTAAAACCGGGTGCTGAACAGCAGCTGCAGAATTTGGCGGATATCTTAAATGCTTATCCAAATTCAAAAATTAAATTAGGCGGTTACACCGATAACACTGGCAATGAAGATACCAACATGAAACTGTCTAACCTGCGCGCGCAGTCTGCGAAACTGAAACTTTTAGAATTAGGTATTGCTTCAGACCGAATTGAAGCGGAAGGTTACGGCTCACAATTCCCGATTTGCGAAGCCAATGACACCGACGAATGTAAAGCACAAAACCGCAGAATTGCTGTTCGTGTTTTAAACTTCTAA